From Syngnathus typhle isolate RoL2023-S1 ecotype Sweden linkage group LG13, RoL_Styp_1.0, whole genome shotgun sequence, a single genomic window includes:
- the slc25a42 gene encoding mitochondrial coenzyme A transporter SLC25A42, with translation MGSGVQDQHAALTHGEVLPRASSQSEGLKQTRSVLNSLFSGALAGAVAKTAVAPLDRTKIIFQVSSSRFSAKEAYRLIYRTYLKDGFFSLWRGNSATMVRVIPYAAIQFCTHEEYKSLLGDYYGFQGKVLPPLPRLLAGSMAGITATMLTYPLDMVRARMAVTPKEMYSNILHVFVRISREEGLKTLYRGFTPTILGVVPYAGLSFFTYETLKKLHAERSGRPQPYSYERLAFGACAGLIGQSASYPLDVVRRRMQTAGVTGHTYGTILGTMREIVSEEGVIRGLYKGLSMNWVKGPIAVGISFTTFDLTQILLRKLHEMGYTSR, from the exons ATGGGGAGTGGAGTGCAGGATCAACATGCAGCCCTCACCCATGGCGAAGTGCTGCCGCGGGCCTCCAGTCAGTCAGAA GGCCTGAAGCAGACTCGCTCTGTCCTCAACTCGCTCTTCTCGGGGGCTTTAGCAGGAGCTGTGGCCAAAACAGCTGTTGCGCCGTTGGACAGGACTAAAATCATCTTTCAAG tGTCTTCATCAAGATTCTCTGCAAAA GAGGCCTACAGGTTAATCTACCGCACATATCTTAAGGATGGCTTCTTCTCACTGTGGCGCGGCAACTCTGCCACGATGGTGCGAGTCATCCCGTACGCCGCCATCCAGTTCTGCACTCACGAGGAGTACAAAAGTCTCCTGGGCGACTATTATGGCTTTCAGGGGAA GGTCCTCCCACCACTCCCAAGGTTACTGGCCGGATCGATGGCCGGCATCACCGCAACCATGTTGACGTATCCTCTCGATATGGTGCGAGCTCGGATGGCTGTCACACCGAAAGAAAT GTACAGCaacattctgcatgtttttgtacGGATCTCCCGGGAAGAGGGCCTGAAGACCCTCTATCGAGGTTTTACGCCCACCATACTGGGCGTGGTCCCCTACGCGGGCCTCAGCTTCTTTACCTACGAGACGCTGAAAAAACTTCATGCAG AGCGAAGCGGACGCCCGCAGCCCTACTCGTACGAGCGGCTGGCCTTCGGGGCCTGCGCCGGCCTCATCGGCCAGTCGGCGTCTTACCCGTTGGACGTGGTGCGGCGGCGCATGCAGACCGCCGGGGTCACCGGTCACACGTACGGCACCATCCTGGGCACTATGAGGGAGATCGTCTCCGAGGAGGGAGTCATCCGAGGGCTCTATAAAGGCCTCAGCATGAACTGGGTCAAAGGGCCCATTGCGGTGGGGATCAGTTTCACAACCTTTGACCTGACGCAGATCCTCCTGAGGAAACTGCACGAGATGGGCTACACGTCCCGGTAA